The Natronoarchaeum mannanilyticum nucleotide sequence TACGCCGCGCTCGGCGAGGCGATCGACGTCTGCGAGGAGCTCGGCGTCGATGCGATCGAGAACCGGATCGCGCGCCTTGCTGGCCGGCTCGTCGACGGCGTCCCGGAGGACCGATTGTTGAGTCCGGCCGAACCGGAATCCGGCCTCGTGACGATCGACGTCGACGATCCGGAGGCGACCGTCGAACGCCTCAAGGACGCCGGGATCGTGATCCGCGACCTGCCCGACCCCGAGGCGGTCAGGGCGTCGGTCCACGCCGTCAACACCGAGGAGGACGTCGACCTGCTGCTCGACGCGCTCGACGAGGAGTGGTGAGCCTGCGGGACGGATGCAGCGGGGCGGCTGCGGGACGGACGCAGCGGGGCGGACGTTGCTCCGTCGCTACGGTTCGAGCAGCTCGACCAGGTTGTCGTCCGGGTCGCGAACGAAGAGGATGCGAGTCCCGCTCTCGGTGGTCTGTGGCCCGCTCAGCGTCTCGACGTCCTCGGGAAGCTCCTCGTAGGTCGCGTCGAGGTCCTGGACCTCCAGCCCCAGGTGCTTCGCGCCGGCCTGGTTGATCGCGCCGCCCGTGGCGTCCTCGCCCTCGGGCTCGTACTCGACGAGTTCGACGCGGGCACCACCTGCATCGAGGTGGGCGAACGTCCCGGCGGCGCCCTCGACGCCGACGCCGGTGGCGAACTCCTCACCCGACACCGAGAAGCGAGCCAGCACGTCGAGGCTGAGCACGTCGCGG carries:
- a CDS encoding VOC family protein; protein product: MTGPSAHHFGVTVTDLDRSIEFYRDVLSLDVLARFSVSGEEFATGVGVEGAAGTFAHLDAGGARVELVEYEPEGEDATGGAINQAGAKHLGLEVQDLDATYEELPEDVETLSGPQTTESGTRILFVRDPDDNLVELLEP